The proteins below come from a single Takifugu rubripes chromosome 10, fTakRub1.2, whole genome shotgun sequence genomic window:
- the svila gene encoding supervillin a isoform X2 yields MNRKERIARRLEGIEGDLHTSLMPSLVANRLLEEDTPRYTRASDTCTVQRYGSEGFDITEMDLAAPEHQSRAKCGPEPQPSICKEPISTTTVPDLESKAERIARYKAERRRQLAERYGISLDQEPDSDGYSRYTRSREDSEDSERRRRGELFSSDRGRGESVGEEGRDMHSYTRTPSTNPKGGHTALQQSPSDRGYQGGRRRTPPSERERLMNLENQRRAAVPPEAPSSSSYMDGTALSLSTRVPFKDHCVTGMPPTSPKMSRQSPLSSPQHGVSLSSPQHGGSLSSPQHGGSLSSPQHGGSAGDLFIEQQAHSILSRQGVRANRGTDWSLQIDAEGDTQSVINWPSRIRGREKLAKEMGHQQDPGPGRAPGPGRAPGPGRAPGPSAYHQSQADLPGLQRASQKHQQPQALPVHCGPARPSSLSGPSGAATKTGQQQTREGEFEETKTSKAEGLPLSRKAVLPSELHRRDRSTEDPWRGRGEEQMTRLLRLSQALQVRNPERGRGRDDAEALSTNPAHDFIEDHVESGVSVAQLRHSFLEGTTTSATAASGRSELSSVSSDLAPTDVDDEKLDERAKLSVAAKRSFFRELEKSIDGGAPKARSRNATVDRRLRRAQDRSRTQPVTTQEVVIAAHAPPSEPQTVVSTLGGSAATAHSLQAASQQNATSQQILDRTLLEASKPAPMMERKQPSPSQGEPDTCTLSLAEKMALFNRLAQPPTRVTRLRGDPRHRRNNARYQTQPITLGDMEQESPDGPDEPELCDSPVEHQLQNGPDSQLGPFPMCSSALTGGTVSSEHAGDIHIPGNPAAPNTLFQHAGPLWTSGESVDSSSGPMFTQEQDLGRGKRKLPSPEGRVRQSSPPQPQTGKERRWQEEGEEEQQRWSREGGLGQMSENRLTREKGQNQDPQQSSLALWDSVWTSSACRDPGGIHWEQTDEPKDMTARHMSIRDRVALLKKSGEQDWRNRINRKQGGATFGDHQVGPLEAEPSLNTKEPIVAPPPSPPADPPFHVSSPNESVAQPFCVVISPSASPRTMQVDERHPWRRKRITQSETEVRNVEAQLSIQERKQQIVAQEEAWKAKGHGAANDSAQFTVAARMVKKGLASPSALQASVLSKPKNGTIAISKPQEDLCLNPVTKAGSGLNVESDMKLEQLESFLGKLNKAPCLPEATITVTEKKVKEVMALEDEAFSKFYRAVEELPASVNMLEVHEDFDAIFGPLAPKLTSEMVQHKRAVRPTRNIQASRNPLKSLAAREDIRHEYTEQRLNIGQLESKRMKAERMNKTSGFSDVALAGLASTENFSSINLRSVSISEHVSNNSAVPYKKLMLLQVKGRRHVQTRLVEPRAPSLNSGDCFLLVTPQHCFVWTGEFANVIEKNKASELANFIQSKRDMGCRAQDVQLIEEGMNNHASQEFWKILGGQLSIQSAGTPDEDELYEGAIVETNCIYRLVEDRLVPDDDFWAKMPRCSLLDPKEVLVFDFGSEMYIWHGKEVTLAQRKVAFQLAKHLWNGTFDYTNCDINPLDPGECNPLIPKKGQGRPDWAVFGRLTQHNETTLFKEKFVDWSDSRKTPSPSKVPNDRVSDQKDPSHSDPRNACDTSLMLHLQPRPVNTRLDGTNVGRGYGLVEAEDWRSYEITTLAVEVWHILEFDYSRLPRQSIGQFHEGDTYVVKWKYMVSTAVGRRQNSEIKMSAAGKEKCCYFFWQGRNATISEKGTSALMTVELDEERGAQVQVQQGKEPPCFLQCFKGGMVIHSGKREEEEEEENCQNDWRLYCVRGEVAVEGHLVEVACNCSSLRSRVSMLLLCVSQALIYLWHGCKAQTHTQEVARTAANQIKEQCPLETGLHSSSNVTIWECDEGAEPAAFWEALGRRDRKAYDCMLQDPGRFNFTPRLYQLSSSSGQFTAVEFLYPARDSKKVNSMPFLEEDLYTASQPALFLVDNHHEVYLWQGWWPQDTGNTGSARIRWDVDRKCAMETVLQYCQDKNGKKPPKAYLIHAGLEPLTFTNMFPSWEHREDIAEITEREAEVCNQIILVEDVLARLCKTTYPLAELLARPLPEGVDPLRLEVYLTDEDFETALEMSREEYSSLPGWKQVNLKKSKGLF; encoded by the exons ATGAACAG AAAAGAACGCATCGCTCGGAGGTTGGAGGGCATTGAGGGTGATCTGCATACCTCTTTGATGCCTAGCTTGGTGGCCAATCGGCTTTTGGAGGAGGATACGCCGAGATACACGAGGGCTTCAGACACCT GTACAGTTCAGCGGTATGGCTCAGAGGGATTTGATATCACAGAAATGGATCTCGCTGCACCAGAGCACCAGTCAAGAGCTAAATGTGGACCTGAGCCTCAGCCCTCCATCTGCAAAGAGCCCATCTCCACCACCACAGTACCAGACCTGGAGTCCAAGGCTGAACGCATCGCTCGTTACAAGGCGGAGCGGCGCCGGCAGCTAGCGGAGCGCTACGGTATTTCTCTGGATCAGGAACCAGACTCGGATGGTTACTCTCGCTACACTCGCTCTCGGGAGGATTCAGAAGACTcggagagaagaaggagaggagagttATTCAGCTCAGATAGAGGCAGAGGTGAATCTGTGGGAGAAGAAGGGCGGGATATGCACTCCTACACTCGTACTCCGTCCACGAACCCAAAAGGGGGACACAcagcgctgcagcagagccCCTCTGACCGGGGATACCAGGGGGGTCGGAGGAGGACGCCCCCCTCGGAGAGGGAGAGACTGATGAATCTGGAGAATCAGCGCCGTGCTGCGGTTCCCCCGGAAGCaccgtcctcttcctcatatATGGACGGGACAGCATTGTCTCTGAGTACCAGGGTCCCTTTCAAAGATCACTGTGTTACAGGGATGCCCCCCACCTCACCCAAAATGAGCAGGCAGTcacccctgtcctccccccaaCACGGagtctccctgtcctccccccaaCACGGaggctccctctcctccccccaacACGGAggctccctgtcctccccccaaCACGGAGGCTCAGCAGGGGACCTGTTCATTGAGCAGCAGGCACACAGCATCCTCAGCAGACAAGG CGTGAGGGCCAACCGGGGCACTGATTGGTCCCTCCAGATTGATGCTGAGGGCGACACCCAGTCTGTCATCAACTGGCCGTCGAG AATCAGAGGCAGGGAGAAGCTTGCCAAGGAGATGGGCCACCAGCAGGATCCTGGGCCGGGGAGGGCTCCCGGGCCGGGGAGGGCTCCCGGGCCGGGGAGGGCTCCCGGGCCCTCAGCATACCACCAAAGCCAGGCAGACCTTCCTGGCCTTCAGCGGGCTTCCCAAAAACACCAGCAGCCACAAGCCCTGCCGGTCCACTGTGGCCCTGCTCGCCCCAGTTCTTTATCTGGGCCCTCCGGTGCTGCAACTAAAACGGGACAGCAGCAGACCCGGGAGGGAGAGTTTGAGGAAACCAAGACCTCAAAGGCAGAGGGTCTCCCGTTGAGTAGGAAAGCAGTGCTGCCCTCTGAGCTCCATCGCAGAGACAGGAGCACCGAAGACCcttggagagggaggggggaggagcagaTGACCAGGCTACTGAGGTTAAGCCAGGCGTTGCAGGTTAGGAACCCTGAGAGAGGCCGAGGGCGTGATGACGCAGAAGCCCTCAGCACGAACCCGGCACACGACTTCATAGAGGATCACGTGGAAAGTGGCGTCTCTGTGGCCCAGCTCCGGCATTCCTTCCTGGAGGGCACAACCACGAGTGCCACAGCAGCCAGTGGCAGGAGTGAGCT GTCCTCGGTGAGTTCAGACCTAGCTCCCACTGACG TTGATGATGAAAAGCTGGATGAGCGAGCTAAGCTAAGTGTGGCGGCCAAGCGCTCCTTCTTCAGG GAACTGGAAAAGAGCATTGATGGAGGAGCCCCTAAAGCCCGATCCAGGAATGCCACAGTGGATCGGAGACTGAGGCGAGCTCAGGACCGCTCCAGGACCCAGCCCGTCACCACCCAGGAGGTGGTCATTGCTGCCCA CGCCCCCCCCTCTGAGCCACAGACTGTTGTCTCCACATTAGGTGGCAGTGCTGCCACTGCACACAG CCTGCAGGCAGCCTCGCAGCAGAACGCCACCTCTCAGCAGATTTTGGACCGCACCCTGCTCGAGGCCTCCAAACCAGCACCGATGATGGAGAGAAAGCAGCCAAGTCCCAGTCAAGGTGAACCTGACACGTGCACCCTGAGCCTGGCTGAGAAGATGGCCCTTTTCAACAGGCTGGCTCAGCCTCCGACCCGGGTCACCAGACTCAGAGGGGACCCTCGGCACCGCAGGAACAACGCCCGCTACCAAACACAGCCCATCACCCTTGGAGACATGGAGCAG GAGTCTCCAGACGGTCCAGATGAGCCGGAGCTGTGTGACAGCCCAGTTGAACATCAA CTTCAGAATGGACCAGATTCCCAGTTGGGACCTTTTCCCATGTGTTCCTCCGCTCTGACGGGAGGAACAGTCTCCTCTGAACATGCAGGAGACATCCACATACCTGGCAACCCTGCTGCCCCCAACACACTCTTCCAGCACGCCGGTCCTCTCTGGACTTCCGGAGAATCAGTGGATTCTTCAAGCGGTCCGATGTTTACCCAGGAACAAGATTTgggaagagggaagaggaagcTGCCTTCCCCTGAGGGGAGAGTCAGGCAGAGTTCTCCACCCCAGCCTCAGACTGGCAAAGAAAGGAGgtggcaggaggagggagaggaggagcagcagagatggagcagagagggagggctCGGACAGATGTCGGAAAACCGCCTGACCCGGGAGAAGGGACAGAACCAGGACCCCCAGCAGAGCAGTTTAG CTCTTTGGGACTCTGTCTGGACCAGCAGTGCCTGTCGGGATCCAGGAGGGATCCATTGGGAACAGACGGACGAGCCGAAGGACATGACGGCCCGACACATGTCCatcagagacag AGTGGCGTTGTTGAAGAAGAGTGGCGAGCAAGACTGGAGGAACAGAATCAACAGGAAGCAGGGCGGGGCCACGTTTGGTGACCACCAGGTTGGGCCACTGGAGGCGGAGCCAAGCCTCAACACGAAG GAGCCCATCgttgcacctcctccctctccacctgcTGACCCTCCCTTCCATGTTTCTTCTCCCAATGAGTCAGTTGCACAG CCCTTTTGTGTGGTCATCTCGCCCTCTGCATCTCCTCGAACCATGCAGGTGGATGAGAGACACCCCTGGAGAAGGAAG AGAATAACCCAGTCTGAGACGGAGGTCCGGAACGTCGAGGCTCAGCTGTCCATccaggagaggaagcagcagatagTAGCCCAGGAGGAGGCCTGGAAGGCCAAAGGTCATGGCGCTGCCAACGACTCCGCCCAGTTCACCGTTGCTGCACGAATGGTGAAGAAAG GGTTGGCGTCTCCTTCTGCATTACAAGCTTCAGTGCTCTCCAAACCCAAAAATGGGACCATCGCCATCTCCAAACCACAGGAAG ATTTGTGTCTAAATCCAGTGACGAAGGCTGGATCAGGTCTGAACGTGGAGTCGGACATGAAGCTTGAGCAGCTGGAGTCCTTCCTTGGAAAGCTCAATAAAG caccTTGTCTCCCAGAGGCAACCATCACAGTCACAGAGAAGAAGGTAAAGGAAGTAATGGCCCTCGAGGATGAAGCCTTCTCTAAATTCTACCGCGCGGTGGAGGAGCTCCCAGCCTCTGTCAACATGCTGGAAGTCCATGAAGACTTCGATGCCATCTTTGGTCCTCTGGCACCAAA ACTAACCTCAGAAATGGTGCAGCACAAACGAGCAGTCCGCCCGACCCGGAACATCCAGGCGTCCAGGAACCCCCTGAAATCTCTGGCTGCCCGGGAGGACATCAGGCACGAGTACACGGAGCAAAGGCTGAACATCGGCCAGCTGGAGAGCAAGAGGATGAAGGCTGAGAGGA TGAACAAGACCTCTGGCTTCTCTGACGTGGCTCTGGCCGGTCTGGCCAGCACGGAGAATTTCAGCAGCATCAACCTGCGCAGCGTCAGCATCTCTGAACACGTGTCCAACAACAGCGCGGTGCCTTACAAGAAACTCATGCTGttacaggtcaaag GACGACGCCATGTTCAGACCCGGCTAGTGGAGCCCAGAGCACCCTCCCTGAACAGCGGTGACTGTTTCCTGCTGGTTACACCACAACACTGCTTTGTCTGGACTGGAGAATTTGCAAATGTCATTGAGAAGAACAAG GCATCAGAGTTAGCTAATTTTATCCAAAGTAAGAGAGACATGGGCTGCCGAGCTCAAGATGTCCAGCTCATTGAGGAAGGCATGAACAACCACGCTTCCCAGGAATTCTGGAAAATCCTAGGAGGACAGTTGAGTATTCAAT ctgcaggaacacCAGATGAGGACGAGCTGTATGAAGGTGCCATCGTGGAGACCAACTGTATATACCGCCTGGTGGAGGacagactggttccagatgatGATTTTTGGGCCAAAATGCCTCGTTGTTCTCTGCTTGACCCTAAAGAG GTTCTGGTGTTTGACTTTGGCAGTGAGATGTATATCTGGCACGGGAAGGAAGTGACGCTGGCCCAAAGGAAGGTGGCCTTCCAGCTGGCCAAACACCTGTGGAACGGAACCTTCGACTACACCAACTGTGACATCAACCCTCTGGACCCAGGAGAGTGCAACCCGCTCATCCCCAA GAAAGGTCAGGGGCGACCTGACTGGGCGGTGTTTGGAAGGCTGACTCAGCACAATGAAACAACTCTGTTCAAGGAGAAGTTCGTGGACTGGAGCGACTCCAGGAAAACCCCCAGTCCCAGCAAAGTCCCCAACGACCGCGTGTCGGATCAGAAA GATCCATCCCACTCTGACCCACGTAACGCCTGTGACACCTCCCTGATGCTGCACCTTCAGCCCAGGCCTGTCAACACCCGATTGGACGGCACGAATGTGGGCCGCGGCTACGGTCTGGTGGAGGCGGAGGACTGGCGGAGCTATGAGATTACCACCCTGGCAGTGGAGGTTTGGCATATCCTGGAGTTCGACTACAGCCGTCTGCCACGCCAGAGCATCGGGCAGTTCCATGAAGGCGACACCTACGTGGTGAAGTGGAAGTACATGGTTAGCACAgcag TTGGAAGAAGGCAGAATTCTGAGATCAAGATGTCAGCGGCCGGAAAGGAGAAGTGCTGTTACTTCTTCTGGCAGGGCCGCAACGCCACCATCAGTGAGAAGGGAACATCGGCACTCATGACCGTGGAGCTGGATGAGGAGCGCGGTGCCCAG GTTCAGGTCCAGCAGGGCAAGGAACCTCCGTGTTTCTTGCAGTGCTTCAAGGGGGGGATGGTCATCCACTCAggaaagagggaagaggaggaggaggaggagaactgcCAGA ACGACTGGCGTCTGTACTGTGTTCGTGGGGAAGTGGCTGTGGAGGGACACCTAGTGGAGGTCGCGTGTAACTGCAGCAGTCTGCGCTCGCGCGTCTCCATGCTGCTGTTGTGCGTCAGCCAGGCGCTCATCTACCTGTGGCACGGCTGCAaggctcagacacacactcaggaagTGGCGCGAACTGCAGCTAACCAGATTAAAGAGCA ATGCCCTCTAGAAACAggcctccacagcagcagcaatgttACTATTTGGGAATGTgatgagggggcggagcctgcaGCATTCTGGGAAGCCCTTGGGCGGAGAGACAGGAAAGCCTATGACTGCATGCTGCAAG aCCCGGGGCGATTCAACTTCACCCCCCGACTCTaccagctgagcagcagctctggccaGTTTACAGCCGTGGAGTTTCTGTATCCAGCGAGAGACTCCAAGAAGGTCAACTCCATGCCCTTCCTGGAGGAGGATCTGTACACCGCCTCACAGCCAG CCCTGTTCCTGGTAGACAACCACCATGAGGTCTATCTGTGGCAGGGCTGGtggcctcaggacactggaaaCACTGGCTCCGCTCGTATTCGCTGGGACGTGGACAGGAAATGTGCCATGGAGACTGTGCTGCAGTACTGCCAAG ACAAAAATGGGAAGAAGCCACCGAAGGCGTACCTGATCCATGCAGGTCTGGAGCCTCTCACCTTCACCAACATGTTCCCCAGCTGGGAGCATCGAGAGGACATCGCTGAGATCACAGAGAGG GAGGCAGAGGTCTGTAACCAGATCATCCTCGTGGAAGATGTGTTGGCCCGGCTGTGTAAGACCACCTACCCGCTGGCAGAGCTTCTAGCCCGGCCATTGCCTGAGGGTGTCGACCCTCTTCGACTGGAGGTCTACTTGACAGATGAGGACTTTGAG